The Streptomyces achromogenes DNA segment TGAAGTCCGCCGTGAAGACGATCTCAGGTCCGGGCCGGATCCCCTCTGCCGACGGCATTCCGTCGCATGCAGGATTGTCCATGCGCGGATGCTGCTCCGCATATGACGTCGGCACGCAGACGGCGAGGAATCCCACGGCAATGACAACACTCGCGAGTGAATTGCTCGCTTGAACCTCGGATTTCCGTTCCCCCGGGCGATCCCGCCGTTGGCGTAGGCAACCCGCCCCTCGCTCTCGGCATGGCCGGCGCCCCACCGCGGTCGTCCGGGAGAGAAATCACCGGGCCGGCGATTCCCGGGAAGTGTCCTCCGACGGCTTCGTTCCCGAGGCCCGCGCAGTGACCACGGGCCGAGCCGAACGAGCGCTCCTCGTCTCACCGACGATGGATCTCCAGGATCTGTTCCGTTTGAAGGGAAGCTCGAAAAGCCGGGAGAAGAGCCATGCCGCGAACAGTGAGACCGGCAGGGCCAGGACGAGCGTGAACCAGAAGGTGGGCAGACCCGGCGACACGAAATACGGGGCCACCCGCCGTATGACGGCCAGGACGATCGGCAGATGGATCAGGTACAGGCTGTAGGAGAACTCACCGAGAATCCGAAGGGGGCGCGCGGTCAGCAGTCGCACGAGAACGGCGGGTCTGCCGGTGGCCACGGCAGCGATCAGCATGGTCATGGCGGGAGCGACGGCGAGATCCACCCAGAAGTAGTGCGTCAGCGTCCACACGGAGCCCTGGATGACACCGAGAGCGAGGACGGGGACGGCGGCCAGGACGGCGAACCATCCCCATGGCAGACGTCGCACCCGGTTTGACGCGGCGACGATTCCGGCGCCCACCATTCCGGCGACGAAGACGGGCGCGAGATGCGGAGTGAGCCAGTTCTCCCCCTCCACCGGGGTTCCGCCCGGCGCCATCAGGCCGCGGACCACCACCGGGAGGGTCACCAGCCCGACCAGCACCGCCGCGCCCGTCCGCCGCCGCACGAACAGGAGGAGAGGGAAAACGACGTAGAGTTCCGCCTCCACCGCGATCGACCAGAACGCGCCGTTCGGGGTCGGCGCCGTGAAAACGTCCTGCCCGAGGAGGCCGTAGACCAGAACGGACCCACCCGTGGGCGGTCCGGAATGCGAGGCCGGTACCACGAACCAGGCGATGATCAGGCTCATACAGAGCGCCGCCCAATACGGCGGCAGGATCCGCCAGGCGCGCCGACGCAGGTACTCGGCGAATCCCTCCGACCGCCACCCGCGACGCGCCGGGGAAATCGCCAGGGAGAATCCGGAGAGCACCAGAAAGAAGACGACCGCGAGACGCCCGAACATCAGCCCGTCGAGCCATCGGGGCGCTGAGCTGTCGGGATAGCCGGGGAAGGTGTACAGCCAGCAGTGGAACAGCACCACATACAGAGCGGCCAGACCCCGGAGACCGTCAAGGCCCTGCACCTGGCGACGGACGGGTGACCC contains these protein-coding regions:
- a CDS encoding acyltransferase family protein translates to MSGSPVRRQVQGLDGLRGLAALYVVLFHCWLYTFPGYPDSSAPRWLDGLMFGRLAVVFFLVLSGFSLAISPARRGWRSEGFAEYLRRRAWRILPPYWAALCMSLIIAWFVVPASHSGPPTGGSVLVYGLLGQDVFTAPTPNGAFWSIAVEAELYVVFPLLLFVRRRTGAAVLVGLVTLPVVVRGLMAPGGTPVEGENWLTPHLAPVFVAGMVGAGIVAASNRVRRLPWGWFAVLAAVPVLALGVIQGSVWTLTHYFWVDLAVAPAMTMLIAAVATGRPAVLVRLLTARPLRILGEFSYSLYLIHLPIVLAVIRRVAPYFVSPGLPTFWFTLVLALPVSLFAAWLFSRLFELPFKRNRSWRSIVGETRSARSARPVVTARASGTKPSEDTSRESPAR